The following are from one region of the Polaribacter marinaquae genome:
- a CDS encoding DUF2652 domain-containing protein: MSLEDYKTKLCPTLIIIPDITGFNDYMNNSNLEYSQKAIGELLESILDNNILNLKVSDIEGDTILFYSYDLNKTIDQIIYQCELMFQKFHDKLKTFNPDNCNCGTCERLHNLTLKFVVHFGRLSSLMLKDYCRLFGKDLKIAHTLLKNSIDFREYILVTDNVLVNYKRERKISMINSSWQEGKESVTDIGEINFLYKQLEIT, encoded by the coding sequence ATGTCATTAGAAGATTATAAGACTAAATTATGTCCAACATTAATAATCATTCCAGATATTACTGGTTTTAATGATTATATGAATAATTCTAATCTTGAGTATAGTCAAAAGGCAATTGGTGAGTTATTAGAGTCCATTTTGGATAATAACATTCTAAATTTAAAGGTTTCAGATATTGAAGGAGATACTATTTTATTTTATAGTTATGACCTTAATAAAACTATTGATCAAATAATATATCAATGTGAATTAATGTTTCAAAAATTTCATGATAAATTAAAAACATTTAATCCTGATAATTGCAATTGTGGTACATGTGAAAGGTTACACAATCTAACCCTAAAATTTGTGGTGCATTTTGGTAGACTTAGTTCTCTAATGTTGAAGGATTATTGTAGACTTTTTGGAAAAGATTTAAAAATAGCTCACACGTTATTAAAAAACAGCATAGATTTTCGAGAGTATATTCTTGTTACAGATAATGTTCTAGTTAATTATAAAAGAGAAAGAAAAATTTCTATGATTAATTCTAGTTGGCAAGAAGGTAAAGAGTCAGTTACAGATATTGGAGAAATTAATTTCTTATATAAACAGTTAGAAATAACATAA
- the merA gene encoding mercury(II) reductase: protein MSNKTIELSITGMTCNGCSSHIEKDIKKTVGIVDSSVNHITGKGDFTIDTDKIEKEELINAVNNIGNYSVTNNLEKEDCCSSNSDTIIQKESSNEKHQFDLIVIGGGSAAFSAAIKAEGLGLNTLMVNGGLDFGGTCVNVGCVPSKNLIRAAETAYHATHSNFKGVKPKGVDIDFKQIIKDKKELVSALQQQKYLDVVSDFENLTMLQGWAEFVNRNSIIVDGGKRYTATNIVIATGATTNIPRIEGLNDVGYLTNVSLFDLEEKPESLTIMGAGYIGLEIAQAYSRLGVKVRIIEFTDRPLRSQTIDITDVLAEQLKSEGIEILPNFRAFKFEKKGNHTIIHCNCPDGSTTQIIEKGHIVVATGTKPNTSKLGLNNIDLKLSEKGHVLVNEKMETNISNIYAAGDATNTPPFVYTAATEGNTAINNAFTLLKSSVDYSSLPWVVFTDPQIAGAGMDELEAEKAGIPFEVSKLDLIHVPRALAAQDTRGFIKLIRNTETDKLIGARIIASEGGELIQQLSMAIKFGITIKDLAQSFYPYLTLGEGIKLAAITFGKDVSKLSCCAS from the coding sequence ATGAGTAATAAAACAATAGAACTTTCCATAACAGGAATGACCTGTAACGGTTGTTCTTCACATATTGAAAAGGACATAAAGAAAACTGTTGGGATTGTAGATAGTTCTGTTAATCATATAACAGGTAAAGGAGATTTCACAATAGATACCGACAAGATTGAAAAAGAAGAATTAATCAATGCCGTGAATAACATTGGTAATTATTCTGTAACAAATAATCTTGAAAAAGAAGACTGTTGCTCTTCAAATTCGGACACCATAATTCAAAAAGAATCTAGCAATGAAAAGCATCAATTTGATTTAATTGTTATAGGCGGTGGTTCGGCAGCATTTTCAGCAGCAATTAAAGCTGAAGGTTTAGGGCTTAATACGCTAATGGTGAATGGTGGGCTAGATTTTGGAGGCACTTGCGTTAACGTAGGCTGTGTTCCCTCTAAAAACTTAATTAGAGCAGCAGAAACTGCATATCATGCTACTCATTCAAACTTCAAAGGTGTTAAGCCAAAAGGAGTCGATATTGATTTTAAACAAATTATAAAAGATAAAAAAGAATTAGTTTCCGCATTACAACAACAAAAATATTTAGATGTTGTAAGTGATTTTGAAAACCTAACGATGCTTCAAGGATGGGCTGAATTTGTAAATAGAAATAGCATTATTGTTGACGGAGGTAAAAGATATACAGCGACTAATATTGTAATCGCGACAGGTGCTACTACCAATATTCCAAGAATAGAAGGATTAAATGATGTTGGTTATTTAACGAATGTTTCTTTATTCGATTTAGAAGAAAAACCAGAGAGTCTGACCATTATGGGTGCTGGTTATATTGGTTTAGAAATAGCACAAGCTTATAGCCGATTAGGTGTAAAGGTGCGAATCATAGAATTTACAGATAGACCATTGCGTAGTCAAACCATTGATATTACAGATGTTTTGGCAGAGCAACTGAAAAGTGAAGGTATTGAGATTTTACCAAATTTTAGAGCCTTTAAATTCGAAAAAAAAGGGAATCATACAATTATACATTGTAATTGCCCTGATGGTTCTACAACTCAAATTATTGAAAAAGGGCATATTGTTGTAGCTACTGGAACAAAACCAAATACCTCTAAACTAGGACTTAATAATATTGACTTAAAATTAAGTGAAAAAGGACATGTTTTAGTGAATGAAAAAATGGAAACTAATATTTCCAATATTTACGCAGCAGGTGATGCAACTAATACACCACCATTTGTTTATACCGCAGCAACAGAAGGGAATACTGCAATAAACAATGCTTTTACATTATTGAAAAGTAGTGTCGATTATTCGTCATTGCCTTGGGTAGTATTTACAGACCCTCAAATTGCAGGAGCAGGTATGGATGAGTTGGAAGCTGAAAAGGCAGGTATTCCTTTTGAAGTAAGTAAACTAGATTTAATTCATGTTCCACGTGCATTAGCAGCACAAGACACCAGAGGGTTTATTAAATTGATTCGTAATACTGAAACGGATAAATTAATAGGAGCTAGGATAATCGCCTCAGAAGGAGGAGAACTCATTCAGCAATTAAGTATGGCTATTAAATTCGGAATAACCATTAAAGATTTAGCTCAAAGTTTTTATCCGTATTTAACATTAGGAGAAGGAATCAAATTAGCAGCAATTACATTTGGAAAAGATGTTTCCAAATTAAGTTGTTGTGCTAGTTAA